Below is a window of Deltaproteobacteria bacterium HGW-Deltaproteobacteria-2 DNA.
GCAAGATAGTGCAAAAGAAAAAATATATAGATGCCGGTCTGGCCTCGCCTGATCATGACATGATTGAACGGATGCTGGACAGTAAAAAAGATGTGGCCAACATATTGAAAAACAGGATCGGTGAATACATTATTGACCCGGTTTTACTGAATATGCTGTTCGAAATGACGACACCCAAAAAGATCGTGGACAACGTGTATGCTACCCGTTCTGATTTTGCAAGCATTCGGCAGGGGATAGTCGATCTGTTAAATGTCGTTACCGAAAAGGGACATACCGGACAACAGAAGCAGGAAGTTGATACTATAATCGCCTATCTAACGGATAAGGAGTTTGACAGCTTTTTTTCTATGAAGAACTTCATGGGCGAGAAATGGCTTTTGGATGAGATCATAAAAGATAAAAAACTCGTCCATGGACTTTTCGACATGGAAAGCAGTCTTGCCAAGGTGATTTTTGAAAAGGTCACTACATCCAAAACAGCGGTGACTTCATTCATCAAAGACAAGCGGCTTGCTGAAAGCATTCTTACGAATGCATCCATCCGGGAAAAGTTGTGGGCGGATAAGGTGCTCAGGATGAGGCTGACCAACGAATTGGGCATGTTTAGAAGCACCAGGGATTTTGAAAATCTAATCGCGGAGCGTGTGAAAAGCTATTCACTATAAACCGCCCGATAGTTTACGGGAAAGTTTTTTCCCATCGTTTGATATTTAGTGATTTGTTCTCAAAAATAATTCAGAGGTGAGTTTTTATGGTCAGTGCTGCCTTACCGTGGCTAAAGGAATATAATATCTTCGGCATACCACAAACGTTAAACCCTTATCCGGATAAACCCGCATACGATATTCTGTATGAGACAGCCAGGAGATTCAAGAAACAGGGTCTTGTTCAGATAGACTATTTTATGAGTTATCCGGAAGTGAAGAATCATGTTGATCGTCTGGCTACGGTCTTGTTTAACATGGGACTGAAAAAAGGCGACAGGGTTGCAACTCTTTTACCGACTTCAATCCAGTTTGTTATCGCGGATTATGCTATTTCCAGAGCCGGTCTGGTACATATCCCCAGCAGCTCTCTGGAACCGGCCGATCATTTGCAACATAAATTCAAAGAAGGTTCACCCTATTCTCTGATTTGTCTGGATGAATATCTGGACGTCGTTAAAAATATAGTACAGCATGTTGAGATAAAGAATATTATCGTTTCAAAATTAGACGATTATTCGCTTAATAAACCCAAAAGCTATGAACCGCTTACATTAAAAGGCGCGCAGTGGTGGACTGAATTGATTTCAAAGACTCCCCCCAGTCCTCCCGAAATCACCTTTGATGTGGCAAAAGATCTGGAATTGATCCTTTTCACCGGTGGGACAACAGGTCTTCCCAAAGGATGCATGCTGACGCATCGCAACGTGTACGCCAACACTATGCAAAACGCCAATGCCATGGGCGGAGCGCAAAAGCTGGTCAAAGGTGCTCTGACCGTTTTAATGGGACTACCTTTCTTCCATTCCTATGGTCACTGTACCATGCATACTATGACCTACGAGGGCTATAATCAGATATTGATTCCCGATGCGCGTGATACAGCAAGCATGGTCAGAATGATCAAGGAGTATCATCCGTTTTTACAGATAGGCGTGCCGACTCAATTCCTGAAATTAACACAGGGAGAATTAAAGGATGTTAACATTCTGGGCATTTCCGGTTCGGCACCCTTGCCCAAGACAGTTCAGGAAGAATTTGAAAAGAAGGGCGGCGGAGGCGGAATCATGGAAGGTTACGGTCTTTCCGAAATGTCGCCCGTTACCCATCTGAATACATCATTTCTGCTGCGGATTTTGGGCGGTAGAACTCTTGTAAAAATAAACAGCAAGCTTCTTCAGATACCGGGTGTTGTCCCTATGATCAATAATTTTTTACGTCTTTTAGGCAGTAGAAATACCGGCTTCATGATGAGCAAAGGCATGGGCCTTTTATCGAGGCTGACCGCGAATAAAGCAACAAAACCGAAAAAGGTCGTTGAAAAAAGAGGAACCATAGGCGTTCCGATGCCCGATACGGAAATAAAGATTGTCGATATCGATACAGGAGCGATCCTGTCCTGGGATGAAATTGTTAAAGGCAAGACAGGTGAAATGTATCTGCGCGGTCCGCAGAGGATGCTGGGATACTGGCCCACGCCGGGAAGCGGTCTCGATGAAGAGGGGTACGTTCATACAGGCGATGTCGTCAAGGTTGATGAAAACGGTTATTTCTATATCGTTGATAGAACCAAGGACATGATAATTGTTTCAGGATTCAAGGTATATTCCAGAGAGATTGACGACATCTTACAGGGGTGTCCCGGCGTAGGAAGGGCTGCGACAATCGGCATTCCCGATCCCGAAAGACAGGGTAGTGAGCGTGTATGTGTGTTTGTCGAGCCGCAGAACGGATGCGAAAGGGACATTACCGAAGAAAAGATAATAAATTATCTGAAGAATTCAGTGGCAAAATATGCAGTACCGAAAGTTGTGAAGATAGTTGAATCAATACCCCTTACTGAAGTCCAGAAAGTGAACAAGAAATTATTGCGCCAGATAGCTGAAAAGGAAGCCGCCGGCAAGAAAGCAGATGGTGCAAGCTCATAAAAATATGCTCTGGCTGAACTCTGGGTTGCCTAAAGCGCAATTGGTTTTTGTCATTTTGGGAGAAACACTCAAAATGGCAGAATTCAAATCCCCTTGTCCGCAATAAATTTCATCAAAATAAAATACATATACTGACAGGAAGAGAATTGCCGCATAAAATGTGGCAATTCTTCTATTTCTTTTGTCATTCCCGTCCCGCATACGCGGGATTTTACTCCGGCGGGAATCCAGTTACGATTTAAATAAAAAAGGGCGCGTTATTCACCGCGCCCTTTTCTTCATTATACCGACATTTGCTATTTTTTCTTCTCCCAATTGCCGCCGTCGTTTTGCACCCACCAGCCGGACTGAGATTTTTCTCTCCAACTGTTGGCGAATATTTTCTTTATCTGTGGCACCGAGTCCGAGCCGAGCTTGTTCGCGCTGGCGATTTCGCTGTAAAGCGCCGCGCGATCTTTGTTTTCCTGATCGATTAGTTTATTGACCAGGCTTCTTTCCTGTAGATTTAATCCTGCCGTATCTTTGGCCTCGATCAACCCCTTGTTGTTTTCGCCTAGCGCACCCTTGTCATAGAATGTCTTCAACTGCGCGTACCGGCTCTTAATCGATTCCTTGATGCCGCGGATAGCGGGGGTTGACACATCAATATTCACTTCGGCGTATGCCGGTCTCGCGCCGAACATGAAATCCAGAGAACTTGTGGGGCCCGGCTTTTCCACAGGCGATTCCGGGGTATTGGTACGGATATCATCAACGATCTTGTCCGCTGCTTTCTGAACTTCAGCCGCCGGGAAATAGATGTTTACGGTAACGCAGGCAACAATTACAAAAGCTGCAATATAACTGATTGCTTTGAATGTTTTTTTCATAAATCCTCCTGTTTCAATAAGTGTTTTTTATTTTAACACAATTTATTTTTTACGGCACGTTCTTTGTTTCTTTTTGTGATTTGGTTATTCTGCTCATTCTTTCGGCCATATCCTTGAAACTGATATAACTATCGGGATTCTGATTGACAATATCTACTCCCCTGAACAACGCCTTTCTTACAAGATATTCTTTACCCGAGTCGTGAATAAGTCCCCGCAGTTTGAAAATATCATCCTTGAGAGTGCACCTCATGCCGATTTGGCTGTAAGGATAATCTTTGAAAAACTGGTTGATGCCGCTGTTTAAGATGGCGGAAATCGCTCCTGAACCGGTGCTGACGATAGAAAGATCATTAATCGCATCAACGCTGATCAGTTTCGGCACACTTCTGCTTGTATCCGTTTCGATCACAAGATCAAAACTGGACGGCTGATCATATTCCATCGAAAAATTCTTTAACGATCCTTTGATAAGACCTGTCATCCGTCCCACCTTGAGGCTCGACGTGAGCTTTTCCAGATCGATATGATCAAAACCGGCATCGGCTCCAAAAAACTGTGACGCGGAAAATAACCGGCCGGCAAAAATGTTTTCTATTTTGATTTGTCCGCCGAAGGACTGCGCGACAAGCGCACCGCTGGCAGTCCACTTTCCATTCTGAAAAATTATGGAAGGTAATTTCCCGTCAATCATTCCGGATAAAAGCACCGGCTCTTCCTGTTCTATTATTTGCTCAATATTAACATGTCTGATGACCATGCCCGTTTCCGCGCGCATTTCCGGTCGCAAAAGATTTTCCACCCTGAAACCCGCAAGGCTGATTTCACCATCGAATATTTTGGCGTTTATCGGATCAGGCAGGATAAACCTGTTGCCGGAGAATACAACCGGCATAGCAAATTTGCTGATCCGGATATTATCCTTTTCCAACAGATCAAAAGCAACGGCGCCGGTCTTGCCGCCGGAAGAAGATGCGGCAGGAGTACCGGTAAAAGCAAGATCGTAGGGCAGTGAAACGTTCAGCCCGGTCAGTGTCAGCGAGTTTGCGGGCGAACGCACATCGACGCCGCGCAGGGCCAGATCACCCTCAATCATTTTTTGCCGGTCGGATATCAGAGCCGTGAGTTTTAAATCCGCGTCGCCTTCGATCTTCAAATCCTTAAAATTGGAATAATTCTGACTGATATAATTTTGCGCGGCAACGCTAAACAGACGCTTGAGCAAAATGCTTTTTGCGTTGAGAGAAATGAGATTTCTGTCGGGCGACACATCAGCGGAAAATTTATAATTGCCGGTCTGAAAGAGATCGCCTGTCCCCGACAAAGAAAGCGAAAAAGGTTTTTGAGCAAATGCGCCCTGCGCGGAAATCTTAGCTTTTTTGCCCTTGAAGTCCTGATAATAAGCTCCCCAGAGAAACTCACCGACCGCGCAATCCGTGTTGAAATTGAAACTGCCTTTGCGGCCTCCGCCCGGCGCATCAAACTTAAGTTCCGTTCTGCTGTTCATCTTTTCTGCGGCTTTGGAACTATCGGCAGAAGCGAAACCCCCTTGGCGAAGGTCAACAATTGCTTTTGCCTTCCATATCAGAGCATCCTCTTCCTGTCTGCCCCAGCTTTCTATTTCAAATCCGCTTTTACCCTTAAATTTCCAGTCGCGATAATTATCGGGCAGCAGTGGTTTTATAAGGACGCTAATCCGCGCGATGTCCAGGGACGAGGCATGCAAAGAAGCGTTCCAAACCAGTGGATTGGCGGTTACCGAAATTCCGCCTTTCAGCAATCCGATGTCCGCGCCTGATATTTCCAGCGACGTAAGAGAAAAACCGGATGTCTTCTGATCGTATGATGCATTGAAGTGAGCCTCGATATTTTTAATCGCAAGCCGCCCTTTGCCTACTCCCTGAGTAATATTACTGACTGTTGCGCTGGCGCCGTCCAGAGAGATCATATCACCGTCCAGTTTGAGACCGGATGTGAACGCTCCGTTATCGAGTTTTATGTCACTATATAAACTCTTATCCAAAATAATCCGAAACGAACCGGAAGCATGAGGCGCTGGCGAAAATCGGGCAAGGTCAAGTGCCGTTTCCAGTGAGCCTTCGACGGCAGTGCTTCCGGAAGTAATGATAAAACCGCTCTTACCGTTAAGATGACCGGCGCCATCAGGATTAAAATCATTTATGCTCATATTCATGCCGGACAGAGAATAGATTGTCGCATCCGCTTTCAAATCCAGCCGGCCGTTTTTCACTTCCAGAAGATGGACCCGAGGCAGCTTTTTGAGGGTTTCCAACGGGTTGGTTTCCGATTTTTCTTTTTTCAGATAGAATATAAATTTCGGATCGGTAAGAACCATCTTCTCTATATTGATTTTCCACCAGCGGCTGACACTGCCTTTGATATCCGCCCTGGGCAGAGAAATCGTAAAACCTTTTTCCTTCATTTCCTTGATCTGCAGGCCGCTGATATGGCCGCCGAGATGACGATCAAGATAAATGTCATCGACATGCAGATAAATACCGGTCATGGGCTGCGCATATGCCGCCAGCCTGTTTACGGCGCGGGGGGACTGCAAAAGGGGAAACAGTCCGATAAGCACTGCCGCAGGCACGGCAAGAATTAAAATGATTATGGTAATGACGAATACTTTCTTTTTCATTATCCCGAACCATACTTCATGTTACGATGCGCCTGATAATTCCGAAAGGCACCATTTTTAAAATAGGTATGTGTTAAAATATTATTTTATCCCAAAGCCGTCAAGAAATGAAGTTTGTTGCTGTAACTGTAAGAAGCATATAACATATCTTCGAAAATATCGACCCCGCATACACGGGATAAACTCCAGCCGGCGGTGCACCCCTTAGGTTATTAACAGTCCAACAATAATAACGACATTGGGCACGTAGCCACTACAGTCGTCACCCCGGCGGAGGCCGGGGTCCAGTTTTAATAATTCTGGATTCCGGCTAGACCCATGCCGGAATGACCAATGTCTAGACTATTATGAGACAATTAATAAATCCATCATTCTCTTTCCTCCCTTGAGGGGAGGAAATTAAAAGGAGGGTGAAGTATTTTTTTAATCGCCCCCTCCCCTCAATCCCCTCCCTCAAGGGTCGGGGAAGTTTTTGAAGAAGGCAACTTGGTATCAATCCATTTTCTGTAAATATTCAATTCTCTCAATCAGCGGCGGCCAATTCACAACCAGACAAACAAAATAGAGCCCGACAAGGGATAAAACAATCATAAATATTAATTGTTGTAAAATATGTTTCTTTTTCCAGTGGCCGATTTCATGGGCAAGCACCACCAGTATTTGGTCGTGCTGAAAAAAGGATGTTTTATTAATACTCACATCTTCTGCTTGACAGAAACGTTCCCACGCTATAGGTAACGAACAGGGGTGGCCGACAAGGTCTGAGATTATACCCTTTGAACCTGATCCGGGTAATGCCGGCGTAGGGAGAGAAAAAGGTGTATCCATCCGTTTCCCCTCATGAGGAAACGGATTTTTTTATGGGTATCCATACCAGTCAGCCACCCAATAAAATCTTTGGGAGGTATTCATGTTAAACGAAGTAATTATCAGTCGGGCAATTCTGGATTCCTATTTTAAAAAGCTTGATAGCTGTTTGGATCTTGATGTCGCCATAGTCGGCGGCGGACCATCAGGTTTGGTGGCCGGATACTATCTGGCCAGGGCAGGACGGAAAGTGTCACTTTTCGAACGCAAGCTCTCGATAGGGGGTGGCGTTTGGGGAGGCGGCATGATGTTCAATTCCATCGTGGTGCAGGAGGCCGGCCGGCAACTGCTTGACGAATTCGACCTCAAAGGTTCGGAATATACGCCCGGCTATTATGTGCTCGATGCCGTGGATGTCACTGCAACACTCATCCACAAGGCCGTGCGGGCCGGTCTGCAGATCTTCAACCTCATTACCATGGAGGATGTGGTGATCAAGAACGAGCGCGTGGCCGGTCTGGTCATCAATTGGAGCGCTGTTGATATCCTGAAGTGGCATGTGGACCCGATAACCCTTCACGCCAAATATGTCATCGACGGCACGGGGCATCCCGCCAATGTCGCCGAAGTACTCGTCCGGAAAATGGGCGTCAGACTGAATACGAGCACCGGCGGCATCGTGGGTGAAAAATCCATGGAGGCCGAACAGGGCGAGATGCAAACTGTAGAAAACACCCGCGAGGTCTATCCCGGGCTTTATGTCAGCGGCATGGCCGCCAATGCGGTTTATGGCGGCTATCGCATGGGTCCGGTCTTCGGCGGCATGCTGCTCTCGGGCCGCAAGGCGGCTGAAATGATTCTGGCGCACCTATGATTACAGCAAAAGATCAAACACTCAGAGCAGACCTGCGGCGCGGGCTTTATCTTGTATTGACTGAACCGCGAGACGGGTATGAAACGGTCTGCCGGTGGGCGGTGGAGGCAGGTCTTCCGGCAGTGCAATTGCGCTACAAGGGCAGTGACGATCGTGAACATCTTGCTCTGGCGCAAGCTCTGCGACTGATCACCAAAGGCACCGGCACGCTCTTCATCGTGAATGACCGGCCCGATATCGCACGCATCTCGCAAGCCGACGGAGTGCATCTGGGTCAGAATGATCTTCCGGTTGCGGAAGTCCGGCGGATCATCGGCCCGGCCATGTTGCTGGGCCTTTCCACGCATGACATAGAGCAGGTTGCCACCGCGAACACCGCGCCTGTAGATTACATCGGGTTCGGGCCTTTGTTCTCCACCAATTCCAAGGCGCAACCCGATCCGGTAACCGGTCCCGGGGCATTGAAAGCCGCGCTGGTCATCAGCCGACATCCCGTCGTAGCCATAGGCGGGCTGAATCTGGAGCGTATCAAGCAACTGCATGCACGCCCGCATAATGCGGCAGTTATCCGGGCTGTAAGTGACGCGCCCAATCCTCTGGCCGCTATGCGCGCGATCAATGCTGCTTGCCTGGACATGGACTTGTGACGTCTGTCGGTTTAAGTATTGCCGATTTCTTTATCGATTGATTTTAAATATTCGATTCTCTCAATCAGCGGAGGATGGGAATAATAAAACCAGACATATAAAGGGTGAGGATGCAGATTAGATAGATTGTCTTTGGCTAATCGTTTGAGTGCGTTAATCATGGGCTCTGATGTTCCGGTTAACTCATGAGCCATTTTGTCAGCTTCACGTTCATACCGTCGTGAAATAATAGCGCCCAGGGGACTAAAGAAAAATCCTATGCAACTCAAATAAATAGAAACCAAAAGCAATCCGGCGTAAACAGGCTTGTTTTTTAATCCGAACGCGCCATACAGCGACGGCCAGTTCACAACCAGATAAACAAAATAGAGCCCGACAAGGGATAAAACAATCATAAATATTAATTGCTTCAGGATATGCTTCTTTTTCCAGTGGCCGATTTCATGCGCGAGCACCGCCAGTATTTCTTCGTGCGAATGAGAAGCAAGCAAAGTGTCATACAGAACGATGCGCTTGGTTTTGCCAATGCCGGTAAAATAGGCGTTGGTATGCTTGGAACGTTTGCCTTCATCAACCTGAAAAATTCCCTTGGCCTTTAATCCGACTTTGGCCAGCAGCGATGTGATTTTTTCTTTCAGCTCTTCATCCTTAATCGGTTCATATTTATTAAAGAGCGGAGCGATGACCACCGGATAAAGCCACATCAGTAAAATTTCAAACGCTGTAAAAAACACCCAGGCCCAGAACCACCAGCTTTTCGGCAGGTAAAGAATAAAAGCCATGAAGGCGGAAAGCAGTACTCCCATTAAGACGGCGGAAATGATCACAGATTTCACAAGGTCCGTAAGCCACAGCTTCCAGGTAATCGTGGAAAAACCATATTTCTTTTCCAGAACAAACGTGTGGTAAATGTCGAATGGAATTCCCGCGACACCACCGATGACCGACAGTACCCCGAAAAAAATCAGCGCC
It encodes the following:
- a CDS encoding AMP-dependent synthetase, producing the protein MVSAALPWLKEYNIFGIPQTLNPYPDKPAYDILYETARRFKKQGLVQIDYFMSYPEVKNHVDRLATVLFNMGLKKGDRVATLLPTSIQFVIADYAISRAGLVHIPSSSLEPADHLQHKFKEGSPYSLICLDEYLDVVKNIVQHVEIKNIIVSKLDDYSLNKPKSYEPLTLKGAQWWTELISKTPPSPPEITFDVAKDLELILFTGGTTGLPKGCMLTHRNVYANTMQNANAMGGAQKLVKGALTVLMGLPFFHSYGHCTMHTMTYEGYNQILIPDARDTASMVRMIKEYHPFLQIGVPTQFLKLTQGELKDVNILGISGSAPLPKTVQEEFEKKGGGGGIMEGYGLSEMSPVTHLNTSFLLRILGGRTLVKINSKLLQIPGVVPMINNFLRLLGSRNTGFMMSKGMGLLSRLTANKATKPKKVVEKRGTIGVPMPDTEIKIVDIDTGAILSWDEIVKGKTGEMYLRGPQRMLGYWPTPGSGLDEEGYVHTGDVVKVDENGYFYIVDRTKDMIIVSGFKVYSREIDDILQGCPGVGRAATIGIPDPERQGSERVCVFVEPQNGCERDITEEKIINYLKNSVAKYAVPKVVKIVESIPLTEVQKVNKKLLRQIAEKEAAGKKADGASS
- a CDS encoding DUF1318 domain-containing protein, which produces MKKTFKAISYIAAFVIVACVTVNIYFPAAEVQKAADKIVDDIRTNTPESPVEKPGPTSSLDFMFGARPAYAEVNIDVSTPAIRGIKESIKSRYAQLKTFYDKGALGENNKGLIEAKDTAGLNLQERSLVNKLIDQENKDRAALYSEIASANKLGSDSVPQIKKIFANSWREKSQSGWWVQNDGGNWEKKK
- a CDS encoding ribose 1,5-bisphosphate isomerase (in Methanocaldococcus jannaschii this enzyme is involved in conversion of 5-phospho-D-ribose-1-pyrophosphate to ribulose-1,5-bisphosphate using NAD as a cofactor; part of RubisCO pathway) is translated as MLNEVIISRAILDSYFKKLDSCLDLDVAIVGGGPSGLVAGYYLARAGRKVSLFERKLSIGGGVWGGGMMFNSIVVQEAGRQLLDEFDLKGSEYTPGYYVLDAVDVTATLIHKAVRAGLQIFNLITMEDVVIKNERVAGLVINWSAVDILKWHVDPITLHAKYVIDGTGHPANVAEVLVRKMGVRLNTSTGGIVGEKSMEAEQGEMQTVENTREVYPGLYVSGMAANAVYGGYRMGPVFGGMLLSGRKAAEMILAHL
- the thiE gene encoding thiamine phosphate synthase, whose translation is MITAKDQTLRADLRRGLYLVLTEPRDGYETVCRWAVEAGLPAVQLRYKGSDDREHLALAQALRLITKGTGTLFIVNDRPDIARISQADGVHLGQNDLPVAEVRRIIGPAMLLGLSTHDIEQVATANTAPVDYIGFGPLFSTNSKAQPDPVTGPGALKAALVISRHPVVAIGGLNLERIKQLHARPHNAAVIRAVSDAPNPLAAMRAINAACLDMDL
- a CDS encoding peptidase M48, with translation MENTLLILFLILFLGRIIWRYILQQLNIRHLRNHGKEIPPVFQGMIDEATLAKMVDYTYDNSRLETKENLVEDILELAILFLLLPVLVGKLFGLQWHLIWQALIFFGVLSVIGGVAGIPFDIYHTFVLEKKYGFSTITWKLWLTDLVKSVIISAVLMGVLLSAFMAFILYLPKSWWFWAWVFFTAFEILLMWLYPVVIAPLFNKYEPIKDEELKEKITSLLAKVGLKAKGIFQVDEGKRSKHTNAYFTGIGKTKRIVLYDTLLASHSHEEILAVLAHEIGHWKKKHILKQLIFMIVLSLVGLYFVYLVVNWPSLYGAFGLKNKPVYAGLLLVSIYLSCIGFFFSPLGAIISRRYEREADKMAHELTGTSEPMINALKRLAKDNLSNLHPHPLYVWFYYSHPPLIERIEYLKSIDKEIGNT